Proteins from a genomic interval of Rhodothermus sp.:
- a CDS encoding HEAT repeat domain-containing protein, producing MRSPVLPEGLQHPDPAVRLDTLTEFLARHSEEETIPVAAHCLQDPDPGIREAAAEHLVAIGTEAAARAIAPLIQHNELPVRNLAGEVLVRIGRPAVPALLPYVDADSADARKFAIDVLAQLPATDVVDHIAAHLDDPDPNVRLAAIDALAALGAQKYAPVLRERYQFYPAERPHILAALGTFRDMQSLSLIEAALNDPDPVVQYAAAEALSRYPLPKVLHLLLQQLEQATPEVRPLILYNLIEAYEAASEPLPPLPEKLRPYLLAMLQEPDLNFKKAAVRGLRHLLDVPTMEAMLEHAGQHDELDLALFETISTHPEAFACVARCAETGRMPLDTAAGFAIALLTHGCLGDLQLPQAAQFLQAHFESLDAETKMAAITLGLQLQHPAFLGLVQQGLQDPDPAIRHYTDDALCTARRSSAYQP from the coding sequence ATGAGGTCGCCAGTTTTGCCTGAAGGGCTGCAGCATCCAGATCCGGCCGTCCGGCTGGATACGCTGACCGAATTCTTAGCCCGCCATTCGGAGGAAGAGACCATTCCGGTCGCTGCCCATTGCCTTCAGGATCCTGATCCAGGCATCCGAGAAGCAGCGGCCGAGCATCTGGTTGCGATTGGCACCGAAGCAGCCGCGCGCGCAATTGCCCCGTTGATCCAGCATAACGAGCTGCCTGTGCGCAATCTGGCCGGGGAAGTACTTGTCCGCATCGGTCGACCGGCCGTGCCAGCGCTCCTGCCCTACGTGGACGCTGACAGCGCTGATGCGCGAAAATTTGCGATCGACGTGTTGGCTCAGCTTCCAGCCACCGACGTGGTCGATCATATTGCGGCCCACCTGGACGATCCGGACCCCAACGTGCGGCTGGCTGCTATCGACGCGCTGGCCGCTCTGGGAGCCCAAAAATATGCTCCGGTGCTTCGGGAACGGTACCAGTTCTATCCAGCCGAACGGCCGCATATCCTGGCAGCCCTGGGAACGTTTCGAGATATGCAAAGCCTGTCCCTCATCGAAGCCGCACTCAACGACCCCGATCCTGTTGTGCAGTATGCTGCGGCCGAAGCTCTCTCACGCTATCCACTTCCAAAGGTACTCCATCTGTTGCTGCAACAACTGGAACAGGCCACGCCGGAAGTGCGCCCACTGATCTTATACAATCTGATTGAGGCCTACGAGGCGGCTTCTGAACCGCTTCCTCCGCTCCCAGAAAAGTTGCGGCCCTATCTGCTGGCAATGCTTCAGGAACCTGATCTGAACTTCAAAAAGGCGGCCGTCCGTGGCCTACGTCACCTGCTCGATGTGCCCACCATGGAAGCCATGCTGGAGCACGCAGGACAACATGACGAGCTGGATCTGGCATTGTTTGAGACCATCTCGACACACCCTGAAGCCTTTGCCTGCGTGGCTCGCTGTGCCGAGACGGGACGCATGCCGCTCGACACAGCCGCGGGCTTTGCCATTGCCCTGCTGACCCATGGCTGCTTAGGCGACCTGCAGCTACCACAGGCCGCTCAGTTTCTACAGGCCCATTTCGAAAGCCTGGACGCCGAAACCAAAATGGCTGCCATCACACTCGGACTCCAGCTACAGCACCCCGCTTTCCTTGGCCTTGTTCAGCAGGGCCTTCAAGATCCCGACCCGGCCATTCGCCACTACACCGACGATGCGCTCTGTACAGCCCGCCGTAGTTCTGCCTACCAGCCCTGA
- a CDS encoding chemotaxis protein CheW translates to MQQQTATSTQLLQLVSFLIEKEEFGVDILNVQEIIRPVDITRVPNAPAFVEGVINLRGRIVPVVDLRKRFNLPQRERDKNSRIIVVELGDKIVGFMVDAVREVLRVDASVIEPPPELAIGIDAHYITGVAKLEDRLLILLDLERILSEEEKHRLQPLQEAAES, encoded by the coding sequence ATGCAGCAACAGACCGCTACCAGCACCCAGCTGCTCCAACTGGTCAGCTTTCTGATTGAGAAGGAAGAGTTCGGCGTCGACATCCTGAACGTGCAGGAAATTATTCGCCCGGTTGACATCACACGTGTGCCCAATGCCCCTGCATTCGTTGAGGGGGTTATCAACCTCCGCGGGCGAATCGTGCCCGTTGTCGATCTACGCAAACGTTTCAACCTACCTCAGCGCGAACGGGATAAAAACTCACGCATCATTGTCGTCGAACTGGGCGACAAGATCGTCGGCTTCATGGTCGACGCCGTACGAGAAGTGTTACGCGTGGATGCGAGTGTCATTGAGCCGCCCCCGGAACTGGCCATCGGCATCGACGCCCACTACATCACAGGGGTGGCCAAGCTGGAAGATCGCTTGCTCATCCTGCTGGACTTAGAGCGCATTCTATCCGAAGAAGAAAAGCATCGGCTGCAACCGCTCCAAGAAGCCGCTGAGTCGTAA
- a CDS encoding protein-glutamate O-methyltransferase CheR, producing MSLLARLPQSPQHTAVLSDTDFQQLRQLIYEKTGIYFQDNKRYLLESRVGRRLNELGLPDGRAYLQFLQNGHARDELRHLINAITINETYFFRAPAHLEVLEQHILPEWRRTKRLVRIWSAGCSSGEEPYTLALFLRDRIQPRYPYMRFEIIGTDINTEVLQQAQQGIYGEYAVRNVPPIYLQRYFIRRGNRYQLREEIRKMVRFQVLNLADTAAMNAMRHFDLIICANVLIYFDDNMKRRVVQCFYRSLVPGGYLFIGFSETLYGISQAFQPVRFGKTIVYRKEGEAAESNTQRHG from the coding sequence ATGAGTCTGCTGGCACGCCTACCTCAAAGTCCTCAACACACGGCCGTCCTTTCAGATACCGACTTTCAGCAGCTACGTCAGCTGATTTACGAAAAAACGGGCATTTATTTTCAGGATAACAAGCGCTACCTGCTGGAAAGTCGGGTGGGACGCCGCTTGAATGAGCTGGGCTTACCAGATGGCCGGGCCTACCTGCAATTCCTTCAGAACGGACACGCGCGTGACGAATTGCGGCACTTGATTAACGCTATTACCATCAACGAGACCTACTTTTTCCGAGCACCAGCCCATCTGGAAGTGCTGGAGCAACACATTCTCCCAGAGTGGCGGCGCACCAAGCGGCTGGTGCGTATCTGGAGCGCCGGCTGTTCCAGCGGAGAAGAGCCCTACACGCTGGCGCTTTTTCTACGGGATCGCATTCAGCCCCGTTACCCCTATATGCGCTTCGAAATAATAGGTACCGATATCAACACAGAGGTGCTTCAGCAGGCCCAGCAAGGTATCTACGGGGAGTATGCCGTACGTAACGTTCCCCCCATCTATCTACAACGTTATTTCATCCGCCGGGGCAATCGCTATCAACTCCGCGAAGAAATTCGCAAAATGGTACGCTTCCAGGTACTTAACCTGGCCGATACAGCGGCTATGAATGCCATGCGGCATTTCGATTTAATCATCTGCGCTAATGTTCTGATCTATTTCGACGATAATATGAAACGCCGCGTGGTGCAGTGTTTTTACCGAAGTCTGGTACCAGGTGGCTATCTGTTCATTGGATTCTCAGAAACGCTCTACGGCATTAGCCAGGCCTTCCAACCGGTGCGTTTTGGCAAGACCATTGTATATCGCAAAGAAGGCGAAGCTGCTGAAAGCAATACGCAACGCCATGGCTAA